From Macadamia integrifolia cultivar HAES 741 unplaced genomic scaffold, SCU_Mint_v3 scaffold1548, whole genome shotgun sequence, one genomic window encodes:
- the LOC122064166 gene encoding F-box/LRR-repeat protein 4-like isoform X1, with amino-acid sequence MANREYSGEISGLCINEVLTDDELQSILSKLPNDKDKEVFGMVCKRWLHLQSTERRKVCARAGPLMLRKMATRFTRLVELDLSQSPSRSFYPGVTDSDLAVIASGFRGLQILSLRYCKGVTDAGMVALGSGLSCLWSLDVSYCRKLTDTGLKAIAEGCGSLRRLHLVGCKYITDGLLAVLSKNCHNLEELGLEGCSNITDSGLTRLVDGCHHIKVLDINNCSNIEDIGVTSVSKACSSLRTLKLLDCYKVGDDSILSLAQCCKNLENLVIGGCRNISNESIKSLASAYCCSLKNLRMDWCLNLSDSSLSCILSQCKNLEALDIGCCEEVSDTAFQVLGSLGQDMSLKVLKINNCPKITVLGISMILEYCKKLEYLDVRSCPHVTKVGCEQVGLKFPECCHVNFTGRLFELDMVI; translated from the exons ATGGCGAATCGTGAGTATTCTGGTGAAATCAGCGGCCTTTGCATCAACGAAGTCCTCACAGACGATGAGTTACAGTCGATTCTGTCTAAGTTACCGAACGATAAGGATAAGGAGGTTTTCGGAATGGTCTGTAAGCGATGGCTTCATTTGCAGAGCACGGAGAGGAGGAAGGTCTGCGCTCGTGCGGGTCCCTTGATGCTTCGGAAAATGGCGACTAGGTTCACTCGTCTTGTCGAGTTAGATCTTTCGCAGTCTCCCTCTCGGTCGTTCTATCCGGGAGTAACTGATTCTGATCTCGCCGTTATCGCCTCTGGTTTTCGTGGCTTGCAGATTCTAAGTCTACGGTACTGTAAAG GTGTTACAGATGCTGGAATGGTGGCACTTGGAAGTGGCCTTTCCTGTTTATGGTCATTAGACGTCTCGTATTGCAGAAAGTTGACAGACACTGGACTTAAAGCCATTGCTGAGGGCTGTGGCAGCTTGAGAAGATTGCATCTTGTGGGTTGTAAATACATTACTGATGGACTATTAGCAGTCCTTTCCAAGAATTGTCATAACCTAGAAGAGTTGGGACTGGAAGGGTGCTCCAACATAACTGACTCAGGTCTCACAAGACTTGTTGACGGTTGTCATCATATCAAGGTCTTAGACATCAATAACTGCAGCAACATTGAAGATATTGGGGTTACTAGTGTATCCAAAGCTTGTTCTTCTCTCAGGACTTTAAAGTTACTGGATTGCTACAAAGTTGGAGATGACTCTATATTGTCCTTGGCTCAGTGCTGCAAGAATCTTGAGAATCTTGTTATTGGGGGCTGTAGGAACATCTCCAATGAGTCTATTAAGAGCCTTGCATCTGCTTATTGTTGTAGTCTGAAGAACTTGCGGATGGATTGGTGTTTAAATCTTTCTGATTCTTCCCTGAGCTGTATACTATCCCAATGTAAAAATCTAGAGGCACTTGACATTGGGTGCTGTGAGGAGGTGTCAGATACAGCTTTTCAGGTGTTGGGGAGTTTGGGTCAGGACATGTCTTTGAAAGTTTTGAAGATCAATAACTGTCCGAAAATTACTGTTTTGGGGATAAGTATGATTTTGGAGTACTGTAAAAAGCTGGAGTATCTTGATGTGAGGTCTTGCCCACATGTTACAAAGGTGGGTTGTGAGCAGGTTGGATTGAAGTTTCCAGAATGCTGTCACGTGAACTTCACAGGGAGATTATTTGAGCTAGACATGGTTATTTGA
- the LOC122064166 gene encoding F-box/LRR-repeat protein 4-like isoform X2: protein MLRKMATRFTRLVELDLSQSPSRSFYPGVTDSDLAVIASGFRGLQILSLRYCKGVTDAGMVALGSGLSCLWSLDVSYCRKLTDTGLKAIAEGCGSLRRLHLVGCKYITDGLLAVLSKNCHNLEELGLEGCSNITDSGLTRLVDGCHHIKVLDINNCSNIEDIGVTSVSKACSSLRTLKLLDCYKVGDDSILSLAQCCKNLENLVIGGCRNISNESIKSLASAYCCSLKNLRMDWCLNLSDSSLSCILSQCKNLEALDIGCCEEVSDTAFQVLGSLGQDMSLKVLKINNCPKITVLGISMILEYCKKLEYLDVRSCPHVTKVGCEQVGLKFPECCHVNFTGRLFELDMVI, encoded by the exons ATGCTTCGGAAAATGGCGACTAGGTTCACTCGTCTTGTCGAGTTAGATCTTTCGCAGTCTCCCTCTCGGTCGTTCTATCCGGGAGTAACTGATTCTGATCTCGCCGTTATCGCCTCTGGTTTTCGTGGCTTGCAGATTCTAAGTCTACGGTACTGTAAAG GTGTTACAGATGCTGGAATGGTGGCACTTGGAAGTGGCCTTTCCTGTTTATGGTCATTAGACGTCTCGTATTGCAGAAAGTTGACAGACACTGGACTTAAAGCCATTGCTGAGGGCTGTGGCAGCTTGAGAAGATTGCATCTTGTGGGTTGTAAATACATTACTGATGGACTATTAGCAGTCCTTTCCAAGAATTGTCATAACCTAGAAGAGTTGGGACTGGAAGGGTGCTCCAACATAACTGACTCAGGTCTCACAAGACTTGTTGACGGTTGTCATCATATCAAGGTCTTAGACATCAATAACTGCAGCAACATTGAAGATATTGGGGTTACTAGTGTATCCAAAGCTTGTTCTTCTCTCAGGACTTTAAAGTTACTGGATTGCTACAAAGTTGGAGATGACTCTATATTGTCCTTGGCTCAGTGCTGCAAGAATCTTGAGAATCTTGTTATTGGGGGCTGTAGGAACATCTCCAATGAGTCTATTAAGAGCCTTGCATCTGCTTATTGTTGTAGTCTGAAGAACTTGCGGATGGATTGGTGTTTAAATCTTTCTGATTCTTCCCTGAGCTGTATACTATCCCAATGTAAAAATCTAGAGGCACTTGACATTGGGTGCTGTGAGGAGGTGTCAGATACAGCTTTTCAGGTGTTGGGGAGTTTGGGTCAGGACATGTCTTTGAAAGTTTTGAAGATCAATAACTGTCCGAAAATTACTGTTTTGGGGATAAGTATGATTTTGGAGTACTGTAAAAAGCTGGAGTATCTTGATGTGAGGTCTTGCCCACATGTTACAAAGGTGGGTTGTGAGCAGGTTGGATTGAAGTTTCCAGAATGCTGTCACGTGAACTTCACAGGGAGATTATTTGAGCTAGACATGGTTATTTGA